One genomic segment of Roseovarius carneus includes these proteins:
- a CDS encoding ABCB family ABC transporter ATP-binding protein/permease, which produces MRPGPDPTDAEMPASGWRTIARVAPYLWPPEAPWVKRRVVMALVVLFVAKLIAVGTPFFYKAAVDALAGEGQDAAWMLGAGAVGLTVAYGVARLMNVGFQQLRDAIFARVGQRALRSLALRTFGHIHAMSMRYHITRKTGGLSRIIERGVKGVDFLLRFLIFSIGPLLLELMMIGAVLAVLFDVWYLVVVTGVIALYIAFTFRVTEWRVKLRREMNNQDTDANQKAIDSLLNYETVKYFGAEEREAARYDSAMEQYERAALSTSYSLAFLNFGQSFIITGGLIAVMVMAAIGVQNGEMTVGDFVMVNAYMIQITMPLNFLGTVYREIRQALVDMGEMFGLLDRPPDVTDAKDAVELQIKGGEVELRDVYFGYDPERVILKGVSIKAKPGETVAIVGPTGSGKSTIGRLLFRFYDVQQGALLIDGQDVRDVSQTSLHAAIGVVPQDTVLFNDTVGYNIAYGREGATHDDVVKAARAAQIHDFIESLPDGYDTTVGERGLKLSGGEKQRVGIARTLLKDPAILLLDEATSALDTETERGIQGALAAAGQGRTVLMIAHRLSTVAEADRIVVLEEGRIVETGTHAELLAREGRYASLWQRQQADEAA; this is translated from the coding sequence ATGCGCCCCGGACCCGATCCCACTGATGCTGAAATGCCCGCCAGCGGCTGGCGGACCATTGCGCGTGTCGCGCCCTATCTCTGGCCGCCCGAGGCACCGTGGGTCAAACGACGCGTGGTGATGGCGCTGGTGGTGCTGTTTGTCGCCAAGCTGATCGCGGTCGGCACACCGTTTTTCTACAAAGCTGCCGTGGATGCGCTGGCCGGTGAGGGGCAGGACGCGGCGTGGATGCTGGGTGCGGGGGCCGTTGGCCTGACCGTGGCTTACGGCGTGGCGCGTCTGATGAATGTGGGCTTTCAGCAATTGCGCGATGCGATCTTTGCCCGCGTGGGGCAAAGGGCGTTGCGGTCGCTTGCGCTGCGCACGTTCGGGCATATCCACGCTATGTCGATGCGCTATCACATCACGCGCAAGACGGGCGGCCTCAGCCGCATCATTGAGCGGGGCGTGAAGGGCGTCGACTTCCTCTTGCGGTTTTTGATTTTCTCCATCGGGCCGCTGCTTTTGGAGCTGATGATGATCGGCGCCGTGCTCGCTGTGCTGTTTGATGTCTGGTATCTGGTCGTGGTGACTGGGGTTATCGCGCTCTACATCGCGTTCACCTTCCGGGTGACGGAATGGCGCGTGAAGCTGCGCCGCGAGATGAATAATCAAGACACCGACGCCAACCAAAAGGCGATCGACAGCCTTTTGAATTACGAGACAGTCAAATATTTCGGCGCGGAAGAGCGTGAGGCCGCCCGCTATGACAGCGCGATGGAGCAATATGAGCGCGCGGCGCTCTCCACCTCCTATTCGCTGGCCTTCCTGAATTTCGGCCAGAGCTTCATCATCACCGGGGGGCTGATCGCCGTCATGGTCATGGCGGCCATCGGCGTGCAAAACGGCGAGATGACGGTGGGCGATTTCGTCATGGTCAACGCCTACATGATCCAGATCACTATGCCGCTTAATTTCCTTGGCACGGTCTACCGCGAGATTCGTCAGGCGCTGGTGGATATGGGAGAGATGTTTGGCCTTCTGGATAGGCCACCCGATGTGACGGATGCCAAGGACGCGGTGGAGTTGCAAATCAAGGGCGGCGAGGTGGAATTGCGCGATGTTTATTTTGGGTATGACCCGGAGCGGGTGATCCTGAAGGGGGTGTCCATCAAGGCTAAACCGGGCGAGACTGTCGCCATTGTCGGGCCAACGGGTTCGGGCAAATCCACCATCGGTCGGCTGCTCTTTCGGTTTTATGACGTGCAGCAGGGCGCGCTGTTGATCGACGGGCAGGATGTGCGCGATGTGAGCCAAACCAGCCTGCACGCGGCCATTGGTGTGGTCCCGCAGGACACGGTGCTGTTCAACGATACGGTGGGCTATAACATCGCCTATGGGCGCGAGGGTGCCACGCATGATGATGTGGTCAAAGCGGCCCGCGCCGCGCAAATCCATGATTTCATCGAGAGCCTGCCGGATGGCTATGACACCACTGTGGGTGAGCGTGGTCTGAAGCTGTCGGGGGGTGAGAAGCAGCGCGTAGGCATTGCGCGCACCTTGCTCAAAGACCCCGCAATCTTGCTGCTGGACGAGGCGACATCGGCGCTTGATACCGAGACCGAGCGTGGCATTCAGGGCGCTCTGGCCGCCGCAGGGCAGGGGCGCACGGTGCTGATGATCGCGCACCGCCTGAGCACCGTGGCAGAGGCCGACAGAATCGTGGTTCTGGAAGAGGGGCGCATCGTCGAGACAGGCACCCATGCGGAGCTTTTGGCGCGCGAGGGCCGCTATGCGAGTCTGTGGCAACGCCAGCAGGCGGATGAGGCGGCCTGA
- a CDS encoding LysM peptidoglycan-binding domain-containing protein, with the protein MSKAAGMTGGQIAAGGAALIAVVFVVLYAAGVWTPAAVQAPDEVAQIAAPEPATTEPATPDASEPAPPSVDVFRLEPGGNALIAGSAAPGWSTTILIDGAEIAAAATDAAGQFVQFLTLEPSDAPRVLTLVMRAPETGREIQSEAQIIIAPNTAPMPPSTAEAVDGADGTAQTVLLSAPEGISVLQTPTQVAGPGPDVMSSVALDAITYSDVGEVQLSGRAAGTGEIRVYLDNRPVITSRISDAGAWRTDLPQVDTGVYTLRIDEIAADGTVTSRIETPFQREDEAVLATAQTAQTAVGADGQTVRAVTVQPGSTLWAISREAYGEGLAFVRVFEANRDRIRDPDLIYPGQVFTLPE; encoded by the coding sequence ATGAGCAAAGCGGCAGGGATGACGGGTGGACAGATCGCAGCGGGCGGTGCGGCGCTGATAGCAGTGGTGTTCGTGGTACTCTATGCGGCTGGCGTCTGGACACCTGCCGCGGTGCAGGCCCCGGACGAGGTCGCCCAGATTGCGGCACCTGAGCCCGCCACGACCGAGCCTGCAACGCCAGACGCATCTGAGCCCGCACCGCCCAGCGTTGATGTTTTCCGCCTTGAGCCTGGCGGCAACGCCCTAATCGCTGGCAGTGCCGCACCGGGTTGGTCCACCACAATCCTGATCGACGGGGCGGAAATCGCCGCCGCCGCAACCGATGCTGCGGGGCAATTTGTGCAGTTTTTGACGTTGGAGCCGAGCGATGCACCCCGCGTGCTGACCCTCGTCATGCGCGCACCGGAGACGGGGCGAGAAATCCAGTCGGAGGCGCAGATCATCATCGCACCGAATACGGCACCGATGCCACCATCGACTGCAGAGGCAGTTGATGGTGCAGACGGCACCGCCCAAACCGTCCTCCTCTCCGCGCCTGAAGGCATCAGCGTCCTGCAAACTCCGACCCAAGTCGCAGGGCCGGGGCCGGATGTCATGTCTTCTGTGGCGCTTGATGCGATCACCTATTCTGATGTGGGCGAGGTGCAGCTTTCGGGGCGCGCCGCCGGCACGGGCGAAATCCGCGTCTATCTCGACAACCGCCCGGTGATCACGTCGCGGATCTCGGACGCTGGCGCGTGGCGCACCGATCTGCCGCAGGTGGATACCGGGGTCTATACCCTGCGCATCGACGAGATTGCCGCCGATGGCACCGTGACCAGCCGGATTGAGACCCCGTTTCAACGCGAGGATGAGGCTGTGCTTGCCACCGCGCAAACCGCTCAGACGGCGGTGGGGGCTGATGGCCAGACCGTCCGCGCCGTGACGGTGCAGCCGGGAAGCACGCTTTGGGCCATCTCGCGCGAGGCCTATGGCGAGGGCCTTGCCTTTGTGCGTGTGTTTGAGGCCAATCGCGACCGGATCCGCGACCCGGATCTGATCTATCCCGGTCAGGTTTTCACCCTGCCGGAATGA
- a CDS encoding LOG family protein, with product MQEKSVCVFCGAREGARAAYGAAADAMGAGLAEAGWRLVYGAGDVGLMGRTARAAQAAGGATFGVIPEHLVRWEVGKTDLNRYIVTETMHERKKVMFMNCDAIVVLPGGAGSLDEFFELLTWRQLNLHAKPIFLLDIDGYWQPLIHLIDHVIAEGFAEGSVRDFYTVVPDVPAALAALRAALP from the coding sequence ATGCAGGAGAAATCAGTATGTGTCTTTTGCGGCGCACGCGAGGGCGCGCGTGCGGCCTATGGTGCCGCGGCCGATGCGATGGGAGCGGGTTTGGCGGAGGCAGGCTGGCGGCTGGTGTATGGCGCGGGCGATGTGGGTCTGATGGGGCGCACAGCGCGGGCGGCACAAGCCGCAGGCGGGGCCACATTCGGCGTGATCCCCGAGCATCTGGTGCGCTGGGAAGTCGGCAAGACGGATCTGAACCGCTATATCGTCACCGAAACGATGCATGAGCGCAAGAAGGTCATGTTCATGAATTGCGACGCCATCGTGGTTCTGCCCGGCGGTGCGGGATCGTTGGACGAGTTTTTCGAGCTGCTGACATGGCGTCAGCTTAACCTGCACGCGAAGCCGATTTTCCTTTTGGATATAGACGGCTACTGGCAACCGCTCATTCACTTGATCGACCATGTGATCGCCGAGGGGTTCGCTGAAGGGTCGGTGCGGGATTTCTACACTGTGGTGCCGGATGTGCCCGCCGCCCTCGCTGCTTTGCGCGCCGCCCTGCCCTGA
- a CDS encoding sarcosine oxidase subunit beta family protein has translation MKRYSAFAIAREALRNHTGWGRAWGAPEPRKQYDVIIIGAGGHGLATAYYLGKNFGITNVAILEKGWLGGGNTGRNTTIIRSNYLQDPSAAIYEKARSLYETMSQDLNYNVMFSPRGCIMLAQTEHEVRGYKRTAHANALQGVPTEFITPERVKELVPIINLSGPRYPVLGGLWQSRAGTARHDAVAWGYARACSDMGMHVIQQCEVTGVRSEGGKVTGVSTSRGDIGCKKLGMVVAGHSGHLADMAGFRLPIESVALQALVSEPIKPCMDVVVMANTVHGYMSQSDKGEMVIGGGTDGHNNFTQRGSFHHIEETVRALVETFPMVARLKMLRQWGGIVDVTGDRSPILSTTPLEGCFINCGWGTGGFKAIPGSGWGFAELMAKGHSPLTDAFGLNRFYEGRFIDESVAAGVAH, from the coding sequence ATGAAACGTTATTCCGCCTTTGCCATCGCCCGAGAGGCACTCCGCAACCACACCGGATGGGGCCGTGCATGGGGCGCGCCCGAGCCGCGCAAGCAATATGACGTGATCATCATCGGCGCGGGCGGGCATGGTCTGGCCACCGCCTATTATCTTGGCAAGAATTTCGGCATCACCAATGTGGCGATCTTGGAGAAAGGTTGGCTCGGCGGCGGCAACACGGGGCGCAACACGACCATCATCCGCTCCAATTATCTGCAAGACCCTTCGGCGGCGATCTATGAAAAAGCACGCAGCCTCTACGAGACGATGTCACAGGACCTCAACTACAACGTCATGTTCAGCCCTCGTGGCTGCATCATGCTGGCCCAGACCGAGCACGAGGTGCGCGGCTACAAACGCACCGCTCACGCCAACGCGCTGCAAGGCGTGCCGACCGAATTCATTACGCCCGAGCGCGTCAAGGAACTCGTCCCGATCATCAACCTTTCGGGGCCGCGCTATCCGGTTCTGGGCGGGCTCTGGCAATCGCGCGCAGGCACCGCCCGCCACGATGCGGTGGCGTGGGGCTACGCGCGGGCCTGCTCGGATATGGGCATGCACGTGATCCAGCAATGCGAGGTCACCGGCGTCCGCTCCGAGGGTGGCAAGGTCACCGGGGTCAGCACCTCGCGCGGCGATATCGGCTGCAAGAAACTCGGCATGGTCGTCGCGGGCCACTCGGGGCATCTGGCGGACATGGCGGGCTTCCGCCTGCCGATTGAGAGCGTGGCCTTGCAAGCGCTCGTCTCCGAGCCGATCAAACCCTGCATGGACGTGGTCGTCATGGCGAACACCGTGCACGGCTACATGAGCCAGTCGGACAAGGGCGAAATGGTCATCGGCGGCGGCACGGACGGGCACAACAACTTCACGCAGCGTGGCAGCTTCCATCATATCGAAGAAACCGTGCGCGCACTCGTTGAGACCTTCCCGATGGTCGCCCGCCTCAAAATGCTGCGCCAATGGGGCGGCATCGTGGACGTCACAGGCGACCGCTCGCCGATCCTCAGCACCACCCCACTGGAAGGCTGCTTCATCAATTGCGGCTGGGGCACAGGCGGCTTCAAAGCCATCCCCGGCTCCGGCTGGGGCTTTGCGGAACTGATGGCCAAAGGCCACTCGCCCCTGACGGACGCCTTCGGGCTGAACAGGTTTTATGAAGGCCGGTTTATTGATGAAAGCGTGGCGGCGGGGGTGGCGCATTGA
- a CDS encoding sarcosine oxidase subunit alpha family protein, with protein sequence MSTRLAKGGRLLNKARALDFSFNGKRLRGFEGDTIASALLANDQMLMGRSFKYHRPRGVVASGAEEPNGLVHMGEGDQFEPNQRVTTTELYDGLKASSQNHWPSLEFDIGVVNSKLSRFLPAGFYYKMFIYPRPFWKHVYEPIIRKSAGLGKAPESRDNDSYEHFYAFTDVLVIGGGIAGLQAAKSAAQTGAKVLLLEQTAHLGGRTPVDGGTIEGQPAADYIDVLTAELRAMENVTLRTRTQGSGVYDHGYVLGYERTGDHQPEAAGPRHRLWRIRAGHVITATGAIERPLSFAGNDIPGVMLASAIRDYAVDFGVSCGDRTVVVTNNDDAYRTAITLVQMGLSVPVILDARVLPADSPLMAEAKALGIRVMMGHAVASVKGGKRVTGVSICSQAGEGATLEELACDAVAMSGGWSPVVHLWSHCGGKLTWDEAGAFFRPDPARPPLGAEGTGFVTPAGAANGALHLSQTVADAHQAGHDAAAAAGHAAKASAAPKTVAPDEAPLTPVWMMPQGAGYAKRSKAWLDYQNDVKVSDVQLAAQEGFESVEHAKRYTTLGMATDQGKLSNINGLAILSDALNQPIPQTGTTTFRPPYTPISMASIAGEARDERFQPLRRTPIHAWHEENGVEWEPVGHWRRPYSYPRAGESLHDAVSREVLATRNSLGMLDASTLGKLIVKGADAGRFLDMLYTNMMSTLKPGRCRYGLMCSENGFLTDDGVVARLDENTFLCHTTSGGADTVHGHMEEWLQTEWWDWDVYVANVTEQFAQIAVVGPKSRETLQALSSDDLSAEALSFMGWADATLAGIPVRIFRISFSGELSYEIAVRAGQGRALWDALMAAGAPHDVTAYGTEALHIMRAEKGFIMIGDETDGTVIPQDLGMGWAISKKKEDYLGKRAQARSHMTDPTRWKLVGLETVDGSVLPDGAYAVADGKNANGQRNVQGRVTSTYHSPTLGHGIAMGLVLRGPDRMGEVLTFPKTDGSSVKAKIVDAVFFDKDGEKQNV encoded by the coding sequence ATGAGCACACGTCTGGCAAAAGGCGGCCGCCTTCTCAACAAGGCGCGCGCGCTTGATTTTTCGTTCAACGGCAAGCGCTTGCGCGGCTTCGAGGGCGACACGATCGCCTCGGCCCTTTTGGCGAATGACCAGATGCTGATGGGGCGCTCGTTCAAATATCACCGCCCGCGCGGTGTCGTGGCTTCCGGCGCGGAAGAGCCCAATGGCCTTGTCCATATGGGCGAGGGGGATCAGTTCGAGCCCAACCAACGCGTCACCACGACCGAGCTTTATGACGGGCTCAAAGCCTCCAGCCAGAACCATTGGCCCAGCCTTGAATTCGATATCGGCGTGGTGAATTCCAAGCTCTCGCGCTTCCTGCCTGCGGGTTTCTATTACAAGATGTTTATCTATCCGCGCCCCTTCTGGAAGCATGTCTACGAGCCGATTATTCGCAAATCCGCAGGCTTGGGTAAAGCGCCCGAGAGCCGTGATAATGATAGCTATGAGCATTTCTACGCGTTCACGGATGTTTTGGTGATCGGTGGCGGCATTGCGGGGCTTCAGGCCGCAAAATCCGCCGCACAGACTGGCGCGAAAGTGTTGTTGCTGGAGCAAACCGCGCATCTCGGCGGACGCACCCCCGTGGATGGCGGCACGATTGAGGGTCAACCGGCGGCAGACTATATCGACGTTCTGACAGCTGAGCTGCGCGCGATGGAAAACGTCACCCTGCGTACCCGCACCCAAGGCTCCGGCGTCTATGATCACGGCTATGTCCTCGGATACGAGCGCACAGGCGATCACCAACCCGAGGCCGCTGGCCCCCGTCACCGCCTCTGGCGCATCCGCGCGGGCCACGTGATCACCGCCACCGGCGCGATTGAGCGCCCCCTGAGCTTTGCGGGCAACGACATTCCCGGCGTCATGCTGGCCTCGGCCATCCGTGATTATGCGGTTGATTTCGGCGTGTCCTGTGGCGACCGCACGGTCGTTGTGACCAACAATGATGATGCCTACCGCACCGCGATCACGCTCGTGCAGATGGGCCTCTCGGTCCCCGTCATCCTCGACGCGCGCGTTCTGCCCGCCGACAGCCCGCTGATGGCCGAGGCCAAGGCGCTGGGCATTCGCGTCATGATGGGTCACGCCGTGGCCTCCGTCAAAGGCGGCAAGCGTGTGACCGGGGTCAGCATCTGCTCGCAAGCGGGCGAGGGTGCGACGCTGGAAGAGCTGGCCTGCGATGCGGTCGCCATGTCCGGTGGCTGGTCGCCTGTCGTGCATCTGTGGTCCCATTGCGGTGGCAAGCTCACATGGGACGAGGCGGGCGCGTTCTTCCGCCCCGATCCCGCACGCCCACCGTTGGGCGCGGAGGGTACGGGCTTCGTCACACCCGCGGGGGCCGCAAATGGCGCTTTGCACCTTTCCCAGACCGTGGCCGATGCGCATCAAGCGGGCCATGACGCCGCCGCGGCGGCAGGCCACGCCGCGAAGGCGAGTGCCGCACCGAAGACCGTAGCGCCCGACGAGGCACCGCTCACCCCCGTCTGGATGATGCCGCAGGGCGCGGGCTATGCCAAACGCTCCAAAGCGTGGTTGGATTACCAGAACGACGTAAAAGTCTCCGACGTGCAACTCGCGGCCCAAGAAGGGTTCGAGAGTGTCGAGCACGCCAAACGCTACACCACGCTCGGCATGGCCACGGATCAAGGGAAGCTCAGCAATATCAACGGGCTGGCCATTCTGTCTGATGCGCTGAACCAGCCTATTCCGCAGACGGGCACCACCACGTTCCGCCCGCCCTACACGCCCATCTCCATGGCCTCCATCGCGGGAGAGGCGCGCGACGAGCGGTTTCAGCCCCTGCGCCGCACGCCCATCCACGCGTGGCACGAGGAGAACGGCGTGGAATGGGAGCCGGTCGGCCACTGGCGTCGCCCCTATAGCTATCCGCGCGCGGGCGAGAGCCTGCACGATGCCGTCAGTCGCGAGGTTCTGGCCACCCGTAACAGCCTCGGGATGCTCGACGCCTCGACGCTGGGCAAGCTGATCGTGAAGGGCGCGGATGCGGGCCGCTTCCTCGACATGCTCTACACCAATATGATGAGCACGCTGAAGCCGGGCCGCTGCCGCTATGGTCTGATGTGTTCGGAGAACGGGTTTCTCACCGATGATGGCGTTGTCGCCCGCCTCGATGAGAATACGTTCCTGTGTCATACCACCTCGGGCGGGGCCGATACGGTCCATGGCCATATGGAAGAATGGCTGCAAACCGAATGGTGGGATTGGGACGTCTATGTCGCCAATGTGACCGAGCAGTTTGCCCAGATTGCTGTGGTCGGGCCGAAATCGCGCGAGACGCTTCAGGCGCTCAGTTCTGATGATCTGTCGGCTGAGGCGCTCAGCTTCATGGGTTGGGCCGATGCCACGCTCGCGGGTATTCCCGTGCGCATCTTCCGGATCTCGTTTTCTGGCGAGCTGAGCTATGAGATTGCCGTGCGTGCGGGCCAAGGCCGGGCGCTCTGGGATGCGCTCATGGCTGCTGGCGCGCCGCATGACGTGACCGCCTATGGCACCGAGGCGCTGCATATCATGCGCGCCGAGAAGGGCTTTATCATGATCGGGGACGAGACGGACGGGACTGTTATCCCGCAGGATCTCGGCATGGGCTGGGCGATCTCCAAGAAGAAAGAAGACTATCTCGGCAAGCGCGCGCAGGCCCGCAGCCACATGACCGATCCGACCCGCTGGAAGCTTGTGGGGCTGGAAACTGTCGATGGCTCTGTCCTTCCTGATGGCGCTTATGCTGTGGCCGATGGCAAGAACGCCAATGGCCAGCGCAACGTGCAGGGCCGGGTGACCTCGACCTACCATTCGCCCACGCTGGGGCATGGTATCGCAATGGGCCTTGTGCTGCGCGGGCCGGACCGGATGGGCGAGGTTCTGACCTTCCCGAAGACAGACGGGAGCAGCGTCAAGGCCAAGATTGTTGATGCGGTATTCTTCGACAAAGATGGGGAGAAGCAAAATGTCTAA
- a CDS encoding sarcosine oxidase subunit delta has protein sequence MLILTCPCCGITGEETEFHGGGEAHITRHGPTASEEEFHSYLFSKENPKGVHFERWRHNNGCGKWFHAARCTMTLEVFGTYAAQTYEPPQDIKDKITAKRPGWTWREFS, from the coding sequence ATGCTCATCCTGACCTGCCCCTGCTGCGGCATCACCGGCGAGGAAACCGAATTCCACGGCGGCGGCGAGGCGCATATCACGCGCCATGGCCCCACGGCGTCCGAAGAAGAGTTCCACTCCTATCTCTTCTCCAAGGAAAACCCCAAAGGCGTCCACTTTGAGCGCTGGCGACACAATAACGGCTGCGGCAAGTGGTTCCACGCCGCCCGCTGCACCATGACGCTTGAGGTCTTCGGCACCTACGCGGCCCAAACCTACGAGCCGCCTCAGGATATCAAGGACAAGATCACCGCCAAGCGCCCCGGCTGGACATGGCGGGAATTCTCATGA
- a CDS encoding superoxide dismutase, whose product MSFELPDLPYAHDALAGNGMSQETLEYHHDIHHKAYVDNGNKLIAGTEWEGKSLEEIITGTYDASAVAQSGIFNNISQLWNHNQFWEMMSPGKSDMPSELEAAIKDSFGSYDEFKSQFAAAGAGQFGSGWAWLVKDTDGSLKVTKTENGVNPVCFGQTALLGCDVWEHSYYIDFRNKRPAYIDNFLGSLVNWENVASRM is encoded by the coding sequence ATGAGCTTTGAACTTCCCGATCTTCCCTATGCGCATGACGCGCTGGCCGGCAATGGCATGAGCCAGGAGACGCTGGAATACCACCACGACATCCACCACAAGGCCTATGTTGACAACGGCAACAAGCTAATTGCCGGAACCGAATGGGAGGGCAAGTCCCTCGAAGAGATCATCACCGGTACTTATGACGCCTCTGCCGTAGCGCAGTCGGGTATCTTCAACAACATCAGCCAGCTCTGGAACCACAACCAGTTTTGGGAAATGATGAGCCCCGGCAAATCCGACATGCCGTCTGAGCTGGAAGCGGCCATCAAAGACAGCTTCGGCAGCTATGATGAGTTCAAAAGCCAGTTCGCCGCCGCAGGCGCGGGTCAGTTCGGCTCGGGCTGGGCATGGCTTGTGAAAGACACCGATGGGAGCCTCAAAGTCACCAAGACCGAGAATGGGGTGAACCCTGTCTGCTTCGGCCAGACCGCTTTGCTGGGCTGCGATGTATGGGAGCATTCCTACTACATCGATTTCCGCAACAAACGTCCGGCCTATATCGACAACTTCCTCGGCAGCCTTGTGAACTGGGAAAACGTCGCCAGCCGCATGTGA
- the rarD gene encoding EamA family transporter RarD: MTMPRPSTPHGSDTTESPGSPLSGVVLMVLACTVWGLSGMYYKLLDHIPPIEVLCHRTLWSAVLFTGVLALQGRLRALPAAMRAPRQAVIITLGTVMISINWFVFIWSIHNDRAMEASMGYFLFPLVAVIFGTFFFAERLATGQKVAVGLAALAIVVLTVGLGVAPWIALLLAGSFGFYSVVKKSLGVGPVVSVTLEVLLLVPIALIVLWSLGGGSFGSNFQDSVLLVLSGVLTAIPLILFSAATKRVSLAAIGLVQYLNPTLQFAVATFVFLEPFTLWHAIAFPMIWAALALYSAVSLGQGRAARKAARAAGTSGTTV, from the coding sequence ATGACGATGCCACGCCCCTCCACCCCTCATGGGTCCGACACGACCGAAAGCCCCGGCAGCCCGCTCAGCGGGGTTGTCCTTATGGTGTTGGCCTGCACGGTCTGGGGCCTGTCGGGAATGTATTACAAACTGCTCGATCATATCCCGCCGATTGAGGTTCTGTGCCACCGCACGCTGTGGTCGGCGGTGCTCTTTACTGGGGTTCTGGCGCTTCAGGGGCGTCTGCGCGCGCTTCCCGCCGCGATGCGCGCGCCGCGTCAGGCCGTGATCATAACCCTTGGTACTGTGATGATCTCCATCAACTGGTTTGTCTTCATCTGGTCCATTCACAACGACAGGGCGATGGAAGCCTCAATGGGCTATTTCCTCTTCCCGCTGGTGGCCGTGATTTTTGGTACGTTCTTTTTTGCCGAGCGTTTGGCTACCGGACAAAAGGTGGCCGTGGGCCTTGCCGCGCTTGCCATCGTGGTGCTCACTGTGGGGCTTGGCGTCGCGCCTTGGATTGCGCTCCTGCTGGCGGGGTCGTTTGGGTTTTATAGTGTGGTCAAGAAATCGCTTGGCGTGGGGCCCGTGGTCTCGGTCACGCTGGAAGTTTTGTTGCTCGTGCCGATTGCGCTTATCGTGCTGTGGTCTCTGGGTGGCGGCAGTTTCGGCTCAAACTTCCAAGACAGCGTCCTTCTGGTCCTGTCGGGCGTGCTCACAGCGATCCCTCTGATCTTGTTCAGCGCGGCCACGAAACGCGTCTCACTGGCGGCTATCGGGCTTGTGCAATACCTCAACCCGACGCTGCAATTCGCTGTGGCCACGTTTGTGTTTCTGGAGCCGTTTACCCTCTGGCACGCCATTGCCTTCCCGATGATCTGGGCGGCGCTTGCTCTCTATAGTGCGGTGTCGCTCGGTCAGGGCAGGGCGGCGCGCAAAGCAGCGAGGGCGGCGGGCACATCCGGCACCACAGTGTAG
- a CDS encoding sarcosine oxidase subunit gamma, whose amino-acid sequence MSNTLSALQGANYDGFAQVQEMGLQGMITLRGDLAEAKLRRAAEKATGCKMPEQNRISAKGRSAIAWMSPDELLLLVPYSEVDTHLVAIEKSLTGEPSLAVNVSDARALFEVSGGAQVREVIAKLAPVDMAAFAPGMFRRTRMAQVPAALWMPDDSAVRIVCFRSVAQYMFDILKGAAAPGSEVGYLV is encoded by the coding sequence ATGTCTAATACACTCAGTGCGCTGCAAGGTGCCAATTATGACGGCTTCGCTCAGGTTCAGGAAATGGGCCTGCAAGGGATGATTACCCTGCGCGGCGATCTGGCCGAGGCCAAGCTGCGCCGCGCCGCCGAGAAGGCCACGGGCTGCAAAATGCCCGAGCAGAACCGGATCAGCGCCAAGGGACGCAGTGCAATCGCATGGATGTCGCCCGATGAGCTTTTGCTGCTGGTGCCTTACAGTGAGGTCGACACCCATCTGGTGGCGATTGAAAAATCGCTGACGGGCGAGCCTTCGCTGGCGGTCAATGTGTCGGACGCGCGGGCGCTTTTCGAGGTGTCGGGCGGTGCGCAGGTGCGCGAGGTGATCGCGAAACTGGCCCCCGTCGATATGGCCGCCTTTGCGCCCGGCATGTTCCGCCGCACCCGTATGGCGCAGGTGCCGGCCGCGCTCTGGATGCCTGATGATAGCGCTGTGCGCATCGTCTGCTTCCGCTCGGTCGCGCAATATATGTTCGATATCCTCAAAGGTGCTGCCGCGCCGGGCAGTGAGGTTGGTTACCTCGTCTGA